One part of the Bdellovibrio sp. KM01 genome encodes these proteins:
- a CDS encoding glycosyltransferase family 4 protein, producing the protein MWPIARGLAREGHKVTVISANSPLKKPEVTRDGVRVFYLNEGEKNLAHLRFQMAVRQKFMQLHRETPFHIVHSIDKSGYRIGNRKKDLKVAVAYDVEATQMSQLFAILAMKQETLPSILTTGLATAYKFLTTYYGGDRQLLSTADGIFVTNPQQKIILERYYLYPDFHTYTVPYGIDLGDLTPKEQSLELRNKLNLPENSHIAVTINDMTDAQEMLPLLQAFEKVAIKKPNSYLIVVGNGPKFKDVEYQVLNLALGNRVILAGAVPASELEDYIVLGDVFINMGSRSTGFEPSTLEAMAQKKVVMGSEVSPIANIIEDGRDGFLLRPADVDSISNLLVEIFSGTMPADEIGERARQRVMDLFDTGKMVQAVIDAYRKILLSTGSYKKQ; encoded by the coding sequence TTGTGGCCTATCGCTCGCGGCCTGGCTCGCGAGGGACATAAGGTCACGGTTATTTCCGCGAACTCCCCTTTAAAAAAACCTGAAGTGACCCGCGATGGTGTTCGCGTGTTTTATCTGAACGAGGGTGAAAAAAATCTTGCTCACTTGCGCTTTCAAATGGCGGTTCGTCAAAAGTTCATGCAGCTTCACCGCGAAACACCGTTTCACATTGTGCATTCGATTGATAAATCGGGTTATCGCATCGGCAATCGTAAAAAAGATCTGAAAGTGGCAGTCGCTTACGACGTGGAAGCCACGCAAATGTCACAATTGTTTGCGATCCTGGCGATGAAGCAGGAAACCTTGCCAAGTATTCTGACGACGGGCCTTGCGACAGCTTATAAGTTTCTGACGACTTATTATGGTGGCGATCGCCAACTTCTTTCCACAGCGGATGGCATCTTTGTGACCAATCCCCAGCAGAAAATCATCCTGGAAAGATATTATCTGTATCCGGATTTTCATACCTATACAGTGCCGTATGGAATTGACCTGGGGGATTTGACTCCCAAAGAACAATCCCTGGAGTTGCGAAATAAATTAAACCTGCCGGAAAATTCCCACATCGCCGTCACGATCAATGACATGACCGATGCGCAGGAAATGCTTCCTTTATTGCAAGCCTTTGAAAAGGTCGCGATAAAAAAGCCGAATAGCTATTTGATCGTTGTTGGTAACGGGCCTAAGTTTAAAGACGTGGAATACCAGGTTTTGAATTTGGCTTTGGGTAATCGTGTAATCCTCGCAGGTGCGGTACCGGCTTCTGAATTGGAAGACTATATCGTTTTGGGCGACGTTTTCATCAACATGGGTTCCAGAAGTACGGGTTTTGAGCCGTCAACTTTGGAAGCCATGGCTCAGAAAAAAGTCGTCATGGGATCTGAAGTTTCCCCGATCGCAAATATCATCGAAGATGGCCGCGACGGGTTCTTATTGCGCCCAGCTGACGTAGATTCGATCTCAAACCTTTTGGTGGAGATCTTTTCAGGAACAATGCCCGCAGATGAGATCGGCGAAAGAGCGCGTCAGCGCGTCATGGACCTGTTCGATACGGGCAAAATGGTCCAGGCCGTCATTGATGCCTACCGTAAAATCCTGCTCAGCACCGGAAGTTATAAGAAGCAATGA
- the epmA gene encoding EF-P lysine aminoacylase EpmA — protein sequence MDRNTFLNQHWKTYPAMPADAKAAGRIYQIEREAGELEVTLIRDGQEQIISFEKAPPQSEFLIEGDIVAAVSATELILLAPNKSALPNRTFNKDILEKWNRYVEEVRHFFRRKNFLEVKTPSLVVCPGTEPSLDVFSTELKIGSRKEKLYLPTSPELHLKKALALGAEKIFEIAPCFRNGEVTERHQPEFNMLEWYRAYDTLGAIKQDVIDLVQHLVKVLKFPAPRQIKSYSVAELFKIHCGFDLTPETTKAELKALAQKLNVDVHSAESIDDYFFLIFMEKIESQLHGEDLIFVEKYPPYQAALARLTPDGWGDRFEAYWHGLELCNAFHELNDPQIQRQRSEEDLQKKQDSHKEMISLDPEFFQCLDAGLPPSGGIALGVERLFMALHGIRKISDISVFPK from the coding sequence TTGGATAGAAATACTTTTTTAAATCAACATTGGAAGACATATCCCGCGATGCCCGCTGATGCGAAGGCGGCGGGACGAATTTATCAGATTGAACGCGAAGCGGGTGAATTGGAAGTCACTTTGATTCGTGACGGGCAAGAGCAAATCATTTCCTTTGAAAAAGCCCCACCGCAATCGGAATTTTTGATTGAAGGCGACATCGTCGCTGCGGTTTCTGCGACGGAATTGATTCTGCTGGCTCCCAATAAATCAGCTCTGCCAAATCGCACATTTAACAAAGATATTTTGGAAAAATGGAATCGTTACGTGGAAGAGGTTCGTCACTTTTTCCGTCGCAAAAATTTCTTGGAAGTGAAAACGCCTTCTTTGGTGGTATGTCCTGGAACGGAGCCGTCGTTGGACGTGTTCTCGACAGAACTTAAAATTGGTTCCCGCAAAGAAAAACTTTATTTGCCAACCAGCCCTGAACTGCATTTGAAAAAGGCCTTGGCCTTAGGTGCTGAGAAAATTTTCGAAATCGCACCTTGTTTCCGTAATGGCGAAGTGACGGAACGTCACCAACCGGAATTCAATATGTTGGAGTGGTATCGTGCTTACGATACTCTAGGAGCTATCAAGCAAGACGTGATTGATTTGGTTCAGCACCTGGTGAAGGTTTTAAAATTCCCAGCTCCTCGTCAGATCAAGAGCTATTCCGTGGCGGAACTTTTTAAAATCCATTGTGGATTTGATCTCACTCCGGAAACTACAAAAGCTGAATTAAAAGCACTCGCCCAAAAATTAAACGTGGATGTCCACAGTGCAGAAAGCATCGACGATTATTTTTTTCTGATCTTCATGGAGAAAATCGAATCTCAATTGCACGGCGAAGATTTAATTTTTGTTGAAAAATATCCTCCTTACCAAGCGGCCCTTGCTCGACTGACGCCAGATGGTTGGGGAGACAGGTTCGAGGCGTATTGGCACGGTCTTGAGCTTTGCAACGCGTTCCACGAACTGAACGATCCGCAAATTCAAAGACAGCGTTCTGAAGAAGATCTGCAAAAAAAACAGGATTCGCATAAGGAAATGATCTCTTTGGATCCAGAATTTTTCCAATGCCTGGATGCAGGTTTGCCGCCAAGTGGGGGGATTGCTTTGGGAGTTGAACGCCTGTTCATGGCCCTGCACGGAATCAGAAAAATCTCAGATATTTCCGTTTTTCCAAAGTAG
- a CDS encoding trypsin-like serine protease, with protein sequence MRFNLLKQLTSILTVNPPRASLSVLMALLGFSSLQAWAITGGSSVAPNSSVALRTVGIFNVKTANACSGTLITKDVVLTAGHCVISKKENLIVIFDTHFPNKVGETDKIDPRNIRTIKAMAFHDDFKNLDEAGSDYGDIGIIKLASAAPENYLITPLLKDVSKIRPSDTVTLAGFGYSSEKTIVTDRNYPGIDTAVSEGRGYCNNYKTKCYVTEVEGDGQLREVQVTIESLRDKDMVLNESNQKATCSGDSGGPAFIDINGKTLLAGVTSRTLTDNDCGSAQGVKTLVPHYFNWIKQMIRSM encoded by the coding sequence ATGAGATTCAACCTATTGAAGCAACTGACTAGTATTTTGACAGTGAACCCGCCAAGGGCGTCACTCTCCGTTTTAATGGCTCTGCTGGGCTTTTCAAGCCTTCAAGCCTGGGCAATTACAGGGGGCAGTTCTGTTGCGCCCAACAGCTCCGTGGCCTTACGCACCGTTGGCATTTTCAATGTGAAAACAGCTAACGCTTGCTCGGGAACTTTGATTACGAAAGACGTGGTTTTGACTGCGGGCCACTGCGTGATCTCTAAAAAAGAAAATCTGATTGTTATTTTCGATACTCATTTCCCGAATAAAGTCGGCGAAACAGATAAGATCGACCCTCGAAATATTCGCACGATCAAAGCTATGGCTTTCCACGATGACTTCAAAAATCTGGACGAAGCTGGTAGCGATTATGGCGATATCGGCATTATCAAACTAGCTTCCGCTGCTCCTGAAAATTACCTCATCACGCCCCTTCTGAAAGACGTATCGAAAATCCGTCCTTCCGACACGGTGACTTTGGCAGGATTTGGTTATTCTTCAGAAAAGACCATTGTGACAGATCGCAATTATCCGGGGATCGACACAGCCGTCAGCGAGGGCCGGGGCTATTGCAACAACTATAAAACAAAGTGCTATGTCACCGAAGTTGAAGGTGATGGCCAGCTTCGCGAAGTACAAGTTACAATCGAATCTTTGCGCGACAAAGATATGGTCCTTAACGAAAGCAACCAAAAGGCCACTTGCAGTGGTGACTCTGGTGGTCCGGCATTTATCGATATTAACGGCAAAACTCTGCTTGCAGGTGTAACAAGCCGTACGTTGACTGATAATGACTGCGGGTCTGCTCAAGGTGTGAAGACTTTGGTTCCACACTATTTCAATTGGATCAAACAGATGATCCGGTCTATGTAA
- a CDS encoding HU family DNA-binding protein, with protein sequence MTKADLINLISEKAGITRVKAETVVNTIFDSMVEALMRDDRIEIRGFGSFVNRQYGAYKGRNPRTGEIINVEEKKLPFFKVGKELKEDINGGKE encoded by the coding sequence ATGACTAAAGCGGATTTGATTAATTTGATCTCTGAAAAAGCTGGTATCACTCGAGTGAAAGCAGAGACCGTTGTGAATACAATCTTCGATTCTATGGTTGAAGCGTTGATGCGTGATGACCGTATCGAAATCCGTGGTTTTGGTTCTTTCGTGAATCGTCAATACGGTGCTTATAAAGGCCGCAACCCTCGCACGGGTGAAATCATCAACGTCGAAGAAAAGAAACTTCCATTCTTCAAAGTCGGTAAAGAACTTAAAGAAGACATCAACGGCGGCAAAGAGTAA
- a CDS encoding Glu/Leu/Phe/Val dehydrogenase — MDHKIEPLYDGPLFRNAIQTLDESAKIINCDPNVLERLKRPRRCITVSVPVRMDDYSVKVFTGYRVQYSPTLGPYKGGIRYHQNVDLQEVVGLAALMTFKNSVLGLPLGGAKGGITVDPTKLSRTEKQNLTRRYASEIGPFVGPTKDIPAPDVGTDPQTMAWFMDTYSQEQGGFAQPGVVTGKPVEIGGSLGRNHATGLGVVYVAEKAFEVCKMNMKDSTIAIQGFGNVGSFAAKFAYDRGARIVAVSDVSGGIFNGDGLDIPEVLEYIKAHKFLKGYPKATPISNEDLLEVKCDALFPCALENQIDTHNAEKIQAKIIVEGANGPITNAATKILSKRGVFIAPDVIANGGGVIVSYFEWVQDTMALFWDEDEVNAKLKTLITKAFDKGYAMSKEKNVDMRSAAMAVSVQRLEKAMLLRGLYPR; from the coding sequence ATGGACCACAAGATTGAGCCCCTGTACGACGGGCCGTTGTTCAGAAACGCTATCCAAACTCTAGATGAATCCGCAAAAATTATTAACTGTGACCCGAACGTTCTTGAGCGTCTAAAACGCCCTCGTCGTTGCATCACGGTTTCCGTTCCAGTTCGTATGGACGACTACTCTGTGAAAGTATTCACAGGCTACCGTGTTCAGTACTCTCCTACATTGGGACCCTACAAGGGCGGTATTCGTTATCACCAAAACGTAGATCTTCAAGAAGTTGTGGGTCTTGCGGCTTTGATGACTTTCAAAAACTCTGTTCTTGGTCTTCCATTGGGTGGCGCAAAAGGTGGTATCACTGTTGATCCAACTAAATTGTCACGCACTGAAAAACAAAATCTAACTCGTCGTTATGCTTCTGAGATTGGCCCATTCGTTGGACCAACTAAAGACATCCCAGCTCCAGACGTGGGCACGGATCCACAAACTATGGCTTGGTTCATGGACACTTACTCTCAAGAGCAAGGCGGCTTTGCACAACCGGGTGTTGTAACTGGTAAACCAGTTGAAATCGGTGGATCTTTGGGTCGTAACCACGCAACTGGTTTGGGTGTGGTTTACGTAGCTGAAAAAGCTTTCGAAGTTTGCAAAATGAACATGAAAGATTCCACTATCGCGATCCAAGGATTCGGTAACGTGGGTTCCTTCGCGGCTAAATTTGCTTACGATCGTGGCGCACGCATCGTTGCAGTTTCTGACGTTTCCGGTGGTATCTTCAACGGTGACGGTCTTGATATCCCTGAAGTACTTGAGTACATCAAAGCTCACAAGTTCTTGAAGGGTTATCCAAAAGCAACACCAATCAGCAATGAAGATTTGCTTGAAGTTAAATGTGATGCTTTGTTCCCTTGCGCTCTTGAGAACCAAATCGACACTCACAACGCTGAAAAAATCCAAGCGAAAATCATCGTTGAAGGTGCGAACGGTCCTATCACGAATGCAGCTACAAAAATTCTTTCTAAACGTGGTGTGTTCATCGCTCCAGACGTTATCGCCAATGGTGGCGGCGTAATCGTATCTTACTTTGAATGGGTTCAAGACACGATGGCGTTGTTCTGGGATGAAGACGAAGTAAATGCTAAGTTGAAAACTCTTATCACTAAAGCTTTCGACAAAGGTTACGCAATGTCGAAAGAAAAGAACGTGGATATGAGATCTGCTGCGATGGCGGTTTCTGTTCAACGTCTCGAGAAAGCGATGCTTTTGAGAGGTCTTTACCCTCGCTAG
- the mutT gene encoding 8-oxo-dGTP diphosphatase MutT — MSEDSVELKPRKPKIRKGHWIPVVAGFLRKDGKILVGQRPENNSLAGQWEFPGGKIESGETPEQALARELDEELGIEAEVGDLKLACTHSYGDVGILILFYEILYWKGEPRAKHHMMLEWIHPEELKHRNIPEANRKILNRIYKALGLEWPK; from the coding sequence ATGTCGGAAGATAGTGTTGAGTTAAAACCAAGAAAACCAAAAATCCGCAAGGGTCATTGGATTCCCGTCGTTGCAGGCTTTCTGCGCAAAGACGGAAAGATCTTGGTCGGCCAACGCCCCGAAAATAATTCCTTAGCTGGGCAATGGGAATTTCCCGGTGGAAAAATCGAAAGTGGTGAGACACCTGAACAAGCTTTGGCTCGTGAACTCGACGAGGAGCTTGGTATTGAAGCTGAAGTCGGCGACCTAAAACTAGCGTGCACTCATTCTTATGGAGATGTAGGGATTCTCATATTATTTTATGAAATCCTATATTGGAAAGGCGAACCTCGCGCCAAACATCACATGATGCTTGAGTGGATACATCCGGAAGAACTAAAACACCGTAATATCCCCGAAGCCAATCGTAAGATTCTGAACAGAATCTACAAAGCCCTGGGACTTGAATGGCCAAAATAA
- a CDS encoding glycosyltransferase, with protein MAKIILVSTKVQSTTWQLAQALRSQQHEVTVLTSYGDVPPETTNGIEFMAYFKKWSVLEGLKIIPGLFGMQPHILHLILDDDRMNAAQVILSTFAKSHPSCVLTTSLLHIKRGLKKSNPVRYLVEESDIITFPTVESLAQLRGLNVRSTKQGRGILPPALDFKNQQQQLGALDEDEVSLLSNIQDKEFFVLPFREGRFNPESDRFARLKMLARRHKVVLWGSYSHWSLRERKHFANWMEKNGCGDRWVVTGEISPHLSRILLEKSVAFVMAGQSFTPVEMTEYYMRAIQAKSTLILDSKQTSVHADLWKNTVNCWVLNADSLHKDLVKLLERTNLSLPEALSEDWAQSSHIVDSSMNELNRLYNRALASAR; from the coding sequence ATGGCCAAAATAATCCTCGTTAGTACCAAAGTTCAAAGCACGACATGGCAGCTGGCTCAAGCATTGCGCTCCCAACAACATGAAGTAACAGTACTAACCAGTTATGGCGACGTCCCTCCAGAAACAACTAACGGCATTGAATTCATGGCCTATTTTAAAAAGTGGTCTGTACTGGAAGGTTTAAAAATCATTCCGGGTCTTTTCGGAATGCAGCCTCATATTTTACACCTGATTTTAGACGATGATCGCATGAACGCAGCCCAGGTGATTTTGTCGACTTTCGCAAAATCCCATCCCAGCTGTGTGCTGACGACATCTTTATTGCACATCAAACGCGGTCTGAAAAAATCCAATCCCGTTCGTTATCTGGTCGAGGAAAGTGACATCATCACTTTTCCGACAGTCGAATCATTGGCACAATTGCGTGGCCTCAACGTCCGCTCGACAAAACAAGGTCGCGGTATTTTGCCACCGGCTTTAGATTTTAAAAATCAACAGCAGCAATTGGGTGCTTTGGATGAAGACGAAGTTTCCTTGCTATCAAATATCCAAGATAAAGAATTTTTCGTCCTGCCCTTTCGTGAAGGCCGCTTTAATCCCGAGTCCGATCGTTTTGCCCGTTTAAAAATGCTGGCTCGTCGTCATAAAGTCGTCTTGTGGGGCAGCTATTCCCACTGGTCCCTGCGCGAAAGAAAACACTTCGCCAACTGGATGGAAAAAAACGGTTGCGGTGACCGCTGGGTGGTGACCGGAGAAATCTCCCCTCATCTATCCAGAATTCTATTAGAGAAATCTGTCGCTTTCGTGATGGCGGGGCAGTCTTTTACGCCTGTGGAAATGACTGAGTATTATATGCGCGCGATCCAGGCGAAATCGACTTTGATCTTGGATTCCAAACAGACCAGCGTGCACGCGGATCTTTGGAAAAACACTGTGAATTGCTGGGTACTGAATGCCGACAGTTTACACAAGGATCTGGTTAAACTTTTAGAGCGTACAAATTTATCGTTACCCGAAGCCCTCTCTGAAGACTGGGCACAAAGCAGTCATATTGTTGATTCATCCATGAATGAATTAAACCGACTGTACAATCGGGCCTTGGCTTCTGCCAGATAG
- a CDS encoding GMC family oxidoreductase N-terminal domain-containing protein produces MGTSRRSFLKSGFIAGLMGAFARTGLAEPQVKIVPLKIRYTPLANPISDLRERYDVVVIGSGYGGSVSAARLAGRCRVAVLERGPERPPGSFSEKFEDVRNDIRCKKNPFGLFEVHANHEMDVLNGNGLGGTSLINAGALVRPDRETVRSPEWPQALVEEVHSGQFEKYYSRVKSMLQGQAFDPRRMSSAKVRAHEYASHELGVEVKFPPVAVNLYGEQAQQPGVTQPKCIECGNCCSGCNTGAKNTLNMNYLPLAKNQGAEIFTQIEVLWIEKLTAGYRIHCLYVSQNGERIRKSVLAKQVIVSAGTMGSTKLLLNSQEHGLSLSEKLGQRFSGNGDVLGLSFNTAFRTNAIGFSSASRIRVDMKPGAVIYSIADYRNKKNLFDRFIIEEGTFPGAFTIPLRLAMGVAKFRISASRYLRVGRDITLSKDIEKGALNYSMVYLGMGHDRADGKLQLDRKGRIRVHWPEVKHDPIYPTIDRAMKVQSRALGGNFVMNPRTLIINGKNLVTVHPLGGCVMADSVKNGVVNHLGQVYQADGSLHAGLFVLDGSIVPTALGVNPLLTISALSERAIERMQIT; encoded by the coding sequence ATGGGGACTTCTCGTCGTTCGTTTCTTAAATCTGGCTTTATTGCTGGTTTGATGGGTGCTTTTGCGCGCACGGGCTTGGCGGAACCACAGGTTAAAATTGTTCCTTTGAAAATTAGATATACTCCGCTTGCGAATCCTATTTCGGATTTGCGGGAACGGTATGATGTTGTCGTCATTGGTTCTGGTTATGGCGGTTCTGTCTCTGCGGCTCGATTGGCGGGGCGTTGTCGTGTGGCGGTTTTAGAACGTGGTCCGGAGCGACCACCGGGAAGTTTTTCTGAAAAGTTTGAAGACGTTCGCAACGATATTCGCTGTAAGAAAAATCCATTTGGTTTGTTTGAGGTTCACGCCAATCACGAAATGGATGTTTTAAATGGGAATGGTTTGGGCGGAACTTCGTTGATCAATGCCGGAGCCTTAGTTCGTCCTGATCGCGAAACAGTCCGCTCGCCCGAATGGCCACAAGCTTTGGTGGAAGAAGTTCATTCAGGGCAGTTTGAAAAGTACTATTCTCGGGTGAAAAGTATGCTGCAAGGACAGGCTTTTGATCCTCGGCGTATGAGCAGCGCAAAAGTGCGAGCCCATGAATATGCGTCTCACGAACTCGGTGTGGAGGTGAAGTTTCCACCGGTTGCAGTGAACCTGTATGGTGAACAAGCGCAACAACCTGGAGTGACTCAGCCTAAATGCATTGAGTGTGGAAATTGTTGCTCGGGCTGCAATACCGGCGCAAAAAACACTTTGAATATGAACTATCTGCCGCTTGCGAAAAATCAAGGCGCTGAAATTTTCACGCAAATCGAAGTTTTATGGATTGAAAAGCTAACTGCGGGCTATCGCATTCATTGTCTGTACGTTTCCCAGAACGGTGAAAGGATTCGCAAATCTGTTTTAGCAAAACAGGTGATTGTGTCGGCAGGAACCATGGGGAGCACCAAGCTATTATTAAATTCTCAAGAACACGGATTAAGTCTTTCAGAGAAGTTGGGGCAAAGATTTTCCGGTAACGGTGATGTTTTGGGTCTTTCCTTCAACACCGCCTTTCGCACGAACGCGATTGGATTTTCCTCGGCCAGTCGGATTCGCGTGGATATGAAACCGGGTGCGGTTATTTATTCGATAGCAGACTATCGTAACAAAAAAAATCTGTTCGATCGCTTTATTATCGAAGAGGGAACTTTTCCTGGTGCCTTCACAATTCCGCTAAGACTGGCGATGGGAGTGGCGAAGTTTCGTATTTCAGCATCGCGATACCTGCGCGTGGGACGCGATATTACTCTGTCCAAAGATATTGAAAAGGGTGCTTTAAATTATTCGATGGTTTACCTGGGTATGGGGCATGATCGCGCCGACGGAAAACTACAATTAGATCGCAAAGGTCGCATTCGTGTGCATTGGCCCGAGGTCAAGCATGATCCCATTTATCCCACAATTGATCGCGCGATGAAGGTGCAATCCCGCGCACTCGGTGGAAATTTCGTGATGAATCCAAGGACTTTAATTATCAATGGGAAAAATCTGGTGACGGTTCATCCTTTGGGTGGATGTGTGATGGCGGACTCGGTGAAAAATGGAGTGGTTAATCATTTGGGCCAAGTTTACCAAGCAGATGGCAGTTTGCATGCAGGACTTTTTGTTTTGGATGGATCGATTGTGCCGACAGCGCTCGGGGTGAATCCGTTATTAACGATATCAGCCTTGTCCGAGCGAGCGATTGAAAGAATGCAGATTACATAG
- a CDS encoding TldD/PmbA family protein has product MLDLHKTLNSLKGSVEWAQLRLVSEKTTWRVIRNEQFETSDISFDNGLMVEVLVNGHFGYAGTSDLTAEGVKRAFDKATLMARQASSFKVHDFSVLQRPVAQGKYSSPVVRPMDSYSAKEITDLFIDATRAMKVSDKIINRIAMAMIVESVFSVVSTHGSDVHQKFSIVSTDFNATAADAGEVQQRSQSGGLARCNQIGAEVFDRTAILDSAKIIATEALELLTAENCPSETLDLLIAPDQMTLQVHESIGHPLEYDRILGDERNYAGWSFVKPEDFGKLQYGSKLMNVTFDPTVPDAMASYAFDDAGVKATKEYLIKDGVLLRGLGSLESQARLSLPGVANSRSSSWNRAPIDRMANINLEPGTSKLSDMIASVERGVFMHANKSWSIDDYRNKFQFGCEYAQMIENGKITKTLKNPNYRGTTVKFWNSLKAVSENRETYGSPFCGKGEPNQVIRVGHTTPYCLFGGMEVFGA; this is encoded by the coding sequence ATGCTAGATTTGCATAAGACGCTAAATAGCCTGAAGGGGTCCGTTGAGTGGGCTCAGTTAAGACTGGTTTCAGAGAAGACTACTTGGCGTGTGATTCGTAATGAGCAATTCGAAACAAGTGACATTAGCTTTGATAATGGATTGATGGTTGAGGTTCTTGTTAATGGTCATTTTGGTTATGCGGGAACTAGTGACTTAACTGCGGAGGGCGTGAAACGTGCTTTTGACAAAGCGACGTTGATGGCTCGTCAGGCTTCTTCTTTTAAGGTCCATGACTTTTCTGTTTTGCAAAGACCGGTTGCGCAGGGAAAATATTCTTCTCCGGTTGTTCGTCCGATGGATTCTTATTCTGCTAAAGAAATCACAGATCTTTTTATTGATGCGACTCGTGCGATGAAAGTTTCTGATAAAATCATCAACCGTATTGCGATGGCGATGATTGTTGAGTCGGTATTCTCTGTCGTCAGCACTCACGGTTCTGACGTTCATCAAAAGTTTTCTATCGTTAGTACAGACTTCAACGCGACAGCGGCTGATGCTGGTGAAGTCCAACAGCGCTCTCAAAGTGGTGGATTGGCTCGATGCAATCAGATTGGTGCGGAAGTTTTTGATCGTACAGCGATCTTGGACAGCGCAAAAATCATCGCAACAGAAGCTTTGGAATTGTTGACCGCTGAAAACTGTCCTTCAGAAACTTTGGATTTGCTGATCGCTCCGGACCAAATGACATTGCAAGTGCACGAGTCCATCGGTCACCCGCTTGAATACGACCGTATCCTGGGTGACGAAAGAAATTATGCCGGCTGGAGTTTTGTGAAGCCTGAAGATTTCGGGAAACTTCAATACGGATCGAAACTCATGAACGTGACTTTCGATCCCACAGTTCCAGATGCGATGGCTTCCTATGCCTTTGACGATGCTGGCGTTAAGGCGACGAAAGAATACTTGATCAAAGATGGCGTTCTTCTCCGTGGTTTAGGCAGTCTTGAATCTCAAGCGCGCTTAAGCCTGCCAGGTGTTGCGAACTCCCGCTCATCCAGCTGGAATCGCGCTCCAATTGACCGTATGGCAAATATCAACTTAGAGCCAGGCACGTCCAAGCTTTCAGATATGATCGCTTCCGTTGAGCGTGGAGTTTTCATGCACGCCAATAAATCCTGGTCGATCGATGACTACCGCAACAAATTCCAATTCGGTTGCGAATACGCGCAAATGATTGAAAACGGCAAAATCACTAAAACTTTGAAAAATCCAAACTATCGCGGAACGACTGTGAAGTTCTGGAACTCTTTGAAAGCCGTCAGCGAGAATCGTGAAACATACGGCTCCCCTTTCTGCGGCAAAGGTGAACCTAACCAAGTGATCCGCGTGGGTCACACAACTCCTTACTGCCTGTTCGGTGGTATGGAAGTGTTTGGAGCGTAA
- a CDS encoding quinone-dependent dihydroorotate dehydrogenase, with product MRPWLLLPPKLAHDINGYALPLLSYLHGKKTPHWNSFTWRNMTFPNPLGIAGGVDKDAEHLSDWWRLGCGFVEVGTVTPQPQAPNPGKIMDRDMKLTAMWNKMGFPSHGADEVFYNLASYAPNFRTPVFVNIGKNRQTPNHHAVNDYLELVDKLRPWADAFVVNISSPNTAGLRELQKKENLGALLKPILDRVSHYEPTPVLVKLSPDMGEEGLAEAVANCQEIGVDGFVLTNTTLMRPNGCRFPNEGGLSGAPLKNLSQRALQIAVETLGKKRQGMLLVSAGGVLTPEDVFERLQMGADLVQIYSALVFHGPSFFHDVAAGRKNVGR from the coding sequence ATGCGTCCTTGGCTTCTGCTTCCTCCTAAACTCGCCCATGATATTAACGGTTACGCGCTTCCTTTACTTTCTTATCTTCACGGCAAAAAAACTCCCCATTGGAACTCCTTCACCTGGAGAAACATGACATTTCCAAATCCTTTGGGCATTGCGGGTGGCGTGGATAAAGATGCGGAACACTTGAGTGACTGGTGGAGATTGGGATGTGGTTTCGTAGAAGTCGGGACCGTCACTCCTCAGCCGCAAGCTCCAAATCCGGGTAAAATCATGGATCGCGACATGAAGCTGACGGCAATGTGGAATAAAATGGGCTTCCCCAGCCACGGTGCTGATGAAGTATTTTATAATCTTGCTTCTTACGCTCCGAACTTTAGGACTCCGGTCTTTGTAAATATCGGGAAAAATCGCCAGACGCCAAATCACCACGCAGTGAATGATTATCTTGAGCTGGTCGATAAGCTTCGCCCTTGGGCTGATGCTTTCGTGGTGAATATCTCGAGCCCAAACACGGCGGGTCTTCGCGAGCTGCAAAAAAAAGAAAACTTGGGTGCTTTGCTGAAGCCTATCTTGGATCGAGTCTCCCACTATGAGCCAACTCCTGTCTTGGTCAAATTGAGCCCCGATATGGGCGAAGAAGGACTTGCCGAAGCCGTCGCAAACTGCCAGGAAATTGGAGTGGATGGCTTCGTGTTAACAAACACGACCTTGATGAGACCAAATGGATGTCGTTTTCCTAATGAAGGCGGCCTGTCAGGTGCGCCATTAAAGAACCTATCTCAACGCGCACTTCAAATTGCTGTTGAAACTTTAGGCAAAAAGCGTCAAGGAATGCTATTAGTAAGCGCCGGAGGGGTCTTAACTCCGGAAGATGTCTTTGAAAGATTGCAAATGGGCGCAGATCTTGTTCAAATTTACTCTGCACTTGTATTTCATGGACCAAGCTTTTTCCATGATGTGGCAGCTGGAAGGAAAAATGTCGGAAGATAG